One stretch of Clupea harengus chromosome 2, Ch_v2.0.2, whole genome shotgun sequence DNA includes these proteins:
- the stam2 gene encoding signal transducing adapter molecule 2: protein MDKALYLLQNIDPSCKEPDSQELVQLEGACEQMNPLIDEKLEEIDSKHSELSELNVKVLEALELYNQLMNEVPMYSPYSKLQAHQQPHYQPSVPMQGYPGQLPGGYMPAAGPQGPPGGQGYSMGPDQPAPLCSLPPTVSSPTNGQPGPQPQYISSHMNPPPYMNQAPGGPYPPQAGMDLSYQNASHGMPGPSYPLAAPTHPGSQPQQAAFYQQPLL, encoded by the exons ATGGACAAAGCCCTGTATCTGCTCCAGAACATAGACCCGTCCTGCAAGGAACCTGACAGCCAGGAACTGGTCCAGCTAGAAG GTGCCTGTGAGCAGATGAACCCACTGATCGATGAAAAACTGGAAGAGATTGACAG CAAGCACTCTGAGCTGTCGGAGCTCAATGTGAAGGTCTTGGAGGCGTTGGAGCTCTACAATCAGCTGATGAACGAGGTGCCCATGTACTCGCCCTACTCTAAGCTGCAGGCCCACCAGCAACCTCACTACCAGCCCTCAGTCCCCATGCAG gggTACCCAGGGCAGTTACCAGGCGGCTACATGCCCGCTGCGGGACCCCAGGGCCCACCTGGAGGACAGGGCTATAGCATGGGTCCAGACCAGCctgctcccctctgctccctccCCCCTACAGTCAGCAGCCCTACCAACGGCCAGCCTGGACCTCAGCCCCAGTACATCAG CAGTCACATGAATCCCCCCCCGTATATGAATCAAGCTCCCGGAGGCCCTTACCCACCGCAAGCGGGCATGGACTTATCCTATCAGAACGCTAGCCACGGCATGCCAGGGCCCTCCTACCCCCTGGCAGCTCCCACCCACCCCGGCTCCCAGCCACAGCAAGCGGCCTTCTACCAGCAGCCGCTCTTGTAA